DNA from Verrucomicrobiota bacterium:
CGGTTCATCCCACGACGTCCGGAAGTCATTCCACTTGTGTGACCAATCTACCTCAGCAGGCGACGCCGGAGGAGGAGAGCCGATCGGCGGCTCTGCCGGTACCTTGATCCGCGGCAGTTCGCCTGTGCACCGGCTACCCTTCCAGGCCTCGTAACAAGCGTCCAGGATCGCGCGCGGGCGCAGCCCTTGAAGTTTCGCGAGCTCCTGACGGGAGAAGGGAGACAGGCGGTCTTCATCCGTGCCGGCCGAAACACCGCTATCGGCGTACAACACCTCCAGCCTCTTCCGAACGAGCGCAACAACCTCCTCGGCCGTGCGCTCGGTTTTCAACCACCCAGGCTTCGGATTGTTTTCGAGCCGGTCGATGTCGGAGTGCTTCAAGTGAGCGCGCAGGGTGCTGTAATAATCTTCCAGGCATGCCACCACGACCACCAGTCCCGGGTGATTTTCCACGAGGGACCGCAGGATCGACACCAACTCCGGGAAACGCTGTTGCTGGGGCGCATTGAGGTCATACAGGTCCTCGAGCTGGTCGATGCACAGCACGAACGCGCTCCCCTGCGTGCTGCCGAACTCGCGAACGGCGCGCAAGAGCCAGTCCAACAGAATTTCCGGTTCGCCAATGCCGCTGAGGCCGTGCGGGGAACAGAGCCAGCGGAGGTCCTCCACGCCTAACGGATCCCCGCGGAGGTACTTCGTTGCCGCACTGACTGCATTGCCGTCACGGCGTTGCAAGGCGAGGAGTGCAGTGACGAAATCCCCGTGCAACGTTTTGGATGCGCCGGACCGTTTAAGGTCGTCGAGCAACCGGGCCCGGATACTCCGGAGCGGCTCGCTGTAATCTTCATGGTTACGCAGCGCCTCACGTTCTGCCGGTGGGATGCCGGGCCACTCGACTAACCGGTCCGACAAACGCATCAGGCCGGAGCTGCCATCGAGCGCACCGAATCGATCCAGGCAATCTATGATTCTTCGCAACAAGTACTTGCGCAGGGGTAATTCAGTCGACATCTGCGCATAGGCAAAATACCCGGCGCTGCGCCGTTCGACTTCGCGACGGAAAGCGCCCATAAGGTGGGTTTTGCCCGACCCGGCGTTGCCCTGGAGTAAGAATATGCGGCCGCGCCGTTCACCCCGCGCACCGTCAGCAGCGACCTCAATGAGATCAGAGAAAACCTGCCGCGCCTCGGCGTGGATCGATTCTTCGTCGTAAGGATCGTTTGACCATACGTCCTGAGGATAGGCGATCGAGCCGAAGGCTTCGCCGCCGGTTTTTGACGTGAATACATTCCATCGCG
Protein-coding regions in this window:
- a CDS encoding ATP-binding protein, producing the protein MNPNHWEDARWNVFTSKTGGEAFGSIAYPQDVWSNDPYDEESIHAEARQVFSDLIEVAADGARGERRGRIFLLQGNAGSGKTHLMGAFRREVERRSAGYFAYAQMSTELPLRKYLLRRIIDCLDRFGALDGSSGLMRLSDRLVEWPGIPPAEREALRNHEDYSEPLRSIRARLLDDLKRSGASKTLHGDFVTALLALQRRDGNAVSAATKYLRGDPLGVEDLRWLCSPHGLSGIGEPEILLDWLLRAVREFGSTQGSAFVLCIDQLEDLYDLNAPQQQRFPELVSILRSLVENHPGLVVVVACLEDYYSTLRAHLKHSDIDRLENNPKPGWLKTERTAEEVVALVRKRLEVLYADSGVSAGTDEDRLSPFSRQELAKLQGLRPRAILDACYEAWKGSRCTGELPRIKVPAEPPIGSPPPASPAEVDWSHKWNDFRTSWDEPVPRSAGDLAESLAAGVNTLAEQLRVSLHADHSADLVHLSVTSDALIAAI